A segment of the bacterium genome:
TCGAGCAGGTGGCCGTCGAAGCCGGCGGCGACGAGGATCGCCTCCGGGCGGAAAGCGCGGACGGCGGGGTCGACCTGTTCCGCGATCGCGACGCGGGCGTCGTCGTCGCGCGCGCCGGGCAGCAGCGGGACGTTGAGCGTCGCGCCCTCGCCCGGGCCGGTGCCCGTCTCCTCGGCGTAGCCGGTGCCGGGGAAGCTGAAGGTCGGGTGCTCGTGGATGCTCACGTAGAGCACGTCGGCGTCGGCCTCGAAGGCGTGCTGGATGCCGTTGCCGTGGTGGGCGTCGAAGTCGAAGACGAGCACGCGCCGCCGCCCGTGCGCCCGCCGCCAGTAGCGCGCGGCGATCACCGCGTTGTTGAGGAAGCAGAAGCCCAGCGCCTTCGCGCGCTCGGCGTGGTGCCCCGGGGGGCGCACCGCGCAGAAGGCCAGCGGCGCCCGCCCGGCCTCGACCAGGTCGATGGCCGCGGGGCCGGCGCCCGCCGCGACGAGGGCCGCCCGGTAGGAGCCCTCCCCGAGCTGGTTGTCGCGGTGGTCGAACCACTCCCGCCCCGAGAGCGCGGCCTCCTCGAAGCGCAGCAGGTACGCCTCCTCGTGCGTGTCGCGCAGTTCGTACCAGTCGGCCGCGCGCACCGTCTCCTCGATGAGCACCGGCGCCAGCGGCCCGCCGCGCAGCCGCTTGCAGACCGCGGTGACGCGCTCGCGCGTCTCCGGGTGGACGCCCCAGGTGGCGTGTTCGAGGCAGCGCTCGTCGCTCATGAGGATCAGGGGCCGCATCGCCGGGTCAGTGTAGCAGGAAACTACCACCCGCCTGCGCGGGCTGTCCACCAACAACAACTCTCAAGTTCAGGCCGGCAATTCGTCCTCGTCGAGGCCGAAGTAGTGGCCCAGCTCGTGGATGACGGTCGTGCGCACCTCGTCGATCACCTGCTGGCGCGTCTCGCAGTCCCAGAGGATCGGCAGCCGGTAGATCGCGATGCGGTCGGGGAGCACGGGCGCGTCCGGGCCGCGCTCGGGCAGCGGCACGCCGTGGTAGAGCCCGTAGAGGTCGTCCTCCTCGGGATCGAGGCCGACGGATTCGAGGTCCTCGACGCTCGGTTCCTCCTCGACGACGACCGCGACGTTCTTCATCGCCGCCGCGAACTCCTCGGGCAGACGGGTCAGCGCCTCGCTCACCAGCCGGCGGAACTCGCCGGGGTTGATCTCGATCGGCATCGCGCGGCTATAATGCACCCATGTCCCCACGGAAGAAAGAGCCGCTCGGCGTCGCCGCGCTCGAGGACATCGGCCGGCTGATCCTGCACTCGCACGACCTGGACGAGACGCTGCGCAACGTTGTCGACTTCGTCGCGCGGCGCGCCGGCACCGACGTCTGCTCGATCTACCTGCTGGCCGAGGACGGCGAGACCCTCGAGCTGCGCGCCAGCCACGGGCTGGCCAAGAAGGCGGTCGGCAAGGTCAGCATGAAGGTCGGCGAGGGGCTCACCGGCCTGGTCGCGCGCGAGCGGCGCGTCGTCGCGGTGCGCGAGCCGCAGGAGCACCCGCTCTATCGCTACTTCAAGGAGACCGGCGAGGAGCGCTTCCACAGCTTCTTCGGGCTGCCGCTGCTCGATCGCAGCGAGCCGATCGGCGTGCTGGTGCTCCAGACGCGCGAGCCGCGCGAGTTCACGCCCGAGGAGACCAGCGCGC
Coding sequences within it:
- a CDS encoding histone deacetylase produces the protein MDSPRRRVVVSCYTDPAMRPLILMSDERCLEHATWGVHPETRERVTAVCKRLRGGPLAPVLIEETVRAADWYELRDTHEEAYLLRFEEAALSGREWFDHRDNQLGEGSYRAALVAAGAGPAAIDLVEAGRAPLAFCAVRPPGHHAERAKALGFCFLNNAVIAARYWRRAHGRRRVLVFDFDAHHGNGIQHAFEADADVLYVSIHEHPTFSFPGTGYAEETGTGPGEGATLNVPLLPGARDDDARVAIAEQVDPAVRAFRPEAILVAAGFDGHLLDDMSGLGYSSALYRCFGRAVALWAAEFTGGRVVSLLEGGYHIGALCEAAEEYLLGLAETDGATEGTACT
- a CDS encoding metallopeptidase family protein, with product MPIEINPGEFRRLVSEALTRLPEEFAAAMKNVAVVVEEEPSVEDLESVGLDPEEDDLYGLYHGVPLPERGPDAPVLPDRIAIYRLPILWDCETRQQVIDEVRTTVIHELGHYFGLDEDELPA
- a CDS encoding GAF domain-containing protein; the protein is MSPRKKEPLGVAALEDIGRLILHSHDLDETLRNVVDFVARRAGTDVCSIYLLAEDGETLELRASHGLAKKAVGKVSMKVGEGLTGLVARERRVVAVREPQEHPLYRYFKETGEERFHSFFGLPLLDRSEPIGVLVLQTREPREFTPEETSALASIAHQVAAIVVNARLLDTVRRTEDAARRYAGELERLRRGGGPGEAA